A portion of the Acidisarcina polymorpha genome contains these proteins:
- the metG gene encoding methionine--tRNA ligase: MPENKYYITTPIYYVNARPHIGHAYSTIVADILARRHRLLGEDTWFLTGTDEHGQKIERSAKAAGKEPQAFTDEVSAQFRGLWDRMGLSYDDFIRTTEPRHKRGVQKLFAELQKRGFIYKGSYSGQYCVFDELYVDTPPGVPCPDCGRPTETVIEENYFFKLSAFERKLLEHYDANPDFIRPESSRKEVISFVKSGLRDLSVSRTSFNWGIPVPGDEKHVIYVWLDALANYMTAVGYGSDAPEDIAKLQKYWPADLHLVGKEITRFHCVYWPAFLMAAGLPLPKSITANGWLLFEESKMSKSRGNIVRAETIVEVLGSDALRYFLMREIPFGQDGSFSFDALVQRYNADLANGYGNLVSRVLAMIEKYFDGKIPPAQAQDGTDLAEDFLKNTSTIQEMFDDLDFSRTLEHLWRLVGIMDLQLTREAPWKKSDGVSEEDHQKQQSEILYKAAEVIRILTALLYPFIPEAASKVWQQLGLGVFKDGKTEKWLPGEYEQLLQWGGLQPGTKLGELGPIFPRADKDAIKRMQELEDKKSQELEQNNAAPAPVTSAEASAPVPTPEALAAAAPTAAPTPAPTEIIGIEDFAKVELRVAQIKVAERIPKADKLLRLEVDLGYETRQILSGIAEYYTPESLIGRKIVIIANLAPRKMRGLESNGMLLAASLGEGDKPVLAGFLEDVPLGARLK, translated from the coding sequence ATGCCCGAAAACAAGTACTACATCACCACCCCGATCTATTACGTCAACGCGCGTCCGCATATCGGACACGCGTATTCGACGATCGTTGCGGACATCCTGGCGCGGCGTCACCGGCTGCTTGGAGAGGACACCTGGTTCCTGACCGGCACTGACGAACACGGGCAGAAGATCGAGCGTTCCGCCAAGGCCGCGGGAAAAGAGCCGCAGGCCTTCACCGACGAAGTCTCGGCCCAGTTTCGCGGCCTTTGGGACCGCATGGGCCTTAGCTACGACGACTTTATCCGCACCACTGAGCCGCGCCACAAACGAGGCGTGCAAAAGCTCTTTGCCGAGCTTCAGAAGCGCGGATTCATCTACAAAGGCTCCTACAGCGGCCAATATTGCGTATTCGATGAGCTCTATGTCGACACCCCGCCCGGAGTGCCGTGTCCCGACTGCGGCCGCCCTACCGAAACGGTGATTGAAGAGAATTATTTCTTCAAACTGTCTGCCTTCGAACGCAAGCTGCTCGAACACTACGACGCCAACCCCGACTTCATCCGCCCTGAGAGCAGCCGCAAAGAGGTGATCTCGTTCGTCAAGAGCGGGTTGCGGGACCTCTCGGTCTCGCGCACCAGCTTCAACTGGGGCATCCCGGTTCCCGGCGACGAAAAGCATGTCATTTACGTCTGGCTCGATGCCCTCGCCAACTACATGACCGCGGTCGGCTACGGCAGCGACGCCCCCGAAGACATCGCCAAATTGCAGAAATACTGGCCTGCCGACTTACATTTGGTCGGCAAAGAGATCACCCGTTTCCATTGCGTCTACTGGCCAGCCTTCCTCATGGCCGCCGGACTGCCGCTGCCCAAATCGATCACCGCCAACGGCTGGCTGCTCTTCGAAGAATCGAAGATGTCGAAGTCGAGAGGCAATATCGTTCGGGCAGAGACGATTGTTGAAGTGCTCGGGAGCGATGCGTTGCGGTACTTCCTGATGAGGGAGATTCCTTTTGGACAGGATGGGAGTTTTTCGTTCGACGCGCTGGTGCAGCGGTATAACGCGGATTTGGCTAATGGGTATGGGAACTTAGTCAGCCGCGTTTTGGCAATGATCGAGAAGTATTTTGATGGCAAGATCCCCCCAGCGCAGGCGCAAGACGGGACTGATCTAGCAGAAGACTTTCTGAAGAACACCTCCACCATTCAGGAGATGTTTGACGATCTAGACTTCTCTCGTACGCTTGAGCACCTGTGGAGATTGGTTGGCATAATGGATCTCCAGCTAACCAGAGAAGCTCCGTGGAAGAAGTCCGATGGCGTATCTGAAGAAGATCATCAGAAGCAGCAATCGGAAATTCTTTATAAAGCCGCGGAAGTGATCCGCATCCTGACTGCCCTCCTTTACCCATTCATCCCCGAAGCCGCCAGCAAAGTCTGGCAGCAACTCGGACTTGGGGTCTTCAAAGACGGCAAGACCGAAAAGTGGCTTCCCGGGGAATACGAACAACTTCTCCAATGGGGAGGCCTCCAGCCCGGCACCAAACTTGGCGAACTCGGCCCTATCTTCCCCCGCGCAGACAAGGACGCTATAAAAAGAATGCAAGAACTCGAAGATAAAAAGTCGCAGGAACTCGAACAGAACAACGCCGCTCCGGCGCCCGTAACTTCCGCCGAAGCCTCTGCTCCCGTCCCAACGCCGGAGGCGCTTGCCGCCGCCGCGCCAACCGCCGCTCCGACGCCTGCGCCCACCGAAATCATTGGCATCGAAGACTTCGCCAAGGTTGAGCTTCGTGTCGCCCAAATCAAGGTTGCCGAACGCATCCCCAAGGCCGATAAGCTCCTCCGACTCGAAGTCGACCTCGGCTATGAGACTCGTCAAATCCTCTCCGGCATCGCCGAGTACTATACCCCCGAGTCGCTCATTGGCCGCAAGATCGTGATCATCGCCAACCTCGCGCCCCGCAAGATGCGCGGTCTGGAATCGAACGGAATGCTGCTCGCCGCTTCGCTTGGCGAAGGCGACAAGCCCGTTCTCGCAGGATTCTTAGAAGACGTGCCACTCGGAGCCAGGCTCAAATAG
- a CDS encoding arginine--tRNA ligase: MYLKQQKVLLERLRTVLRKKYQIEDPKLVIEQPPDIKFGEYALPLAFELARRLKKAPRKIAEELVAELGTIDGFAGFDVAGAGYINARLERGEAVAAIADAVEVVPPTGVRSLVEHTSINPNKAAHIGHLRNAVLGDTFVRLLRAAGQRVDVQNYIDNTGVQVADVVVGLTHLERLNLEDVRSLMVSLLSSGQRIDYYCWDLYARVSQWYEAADVDPAAQEAEKKSRRQVRLEALHQLEAGGNEFAAIAELVSTAVLRRHLETMLRLDIDYDFLPRESDILQLHFWDSAFEQMKAKGVLYFETEGKNKGCWVMKRAGSEVIEEGPDGARGPDEDAKVIVRSNGTVTYVGKDIAYHLWKFGLLGKDFEYLPFFAYIDQSPEHTCWISTSKGGEAEHPHFGGATSIYNVIDSRQSDPQSNVIEALKGLGYVEEASRYTHFSYEMVALTPRCAMELGYSVSPEDQARPYIEVSGRKGFGVKADDLIDRLILASKKEVDARHPELSEEERESTATKIAVGALRYFMLKFTRNTVIAFDFREALSFEGETGPYVQYAIVRARNILRKAETSAETVLAELTRIDTTPYLAGEDGDGIWQLWLRASKLQFLVEQCIATAEPAHLAKHAFQLAQEFNNFYHRHHVLHESDAARKTFLLATAAVAERELVRALKLLGIESPEVM, translated from the coding sequence TTGTATTTGAAACAACAGAAAGTCTTGCTGGAACGACTGCGCACGGTGCTTCGCAAGAAGTATCAGATTGAGGACCCGAAGCTGGTCATCGAACAGCCTCCAGACATCAAGTTTGGCGAATATGCTCTGCCGCTGGCATTTGAGCTGGCGAGGCGTCTGAAGAAAGCTCCGAGAAAGATCGCCGAAGAGCTGGTTGCCGAGTTGGGAACGATCGATGGCTTCGCCGGATTTGATGTAGCGGGCGCCGGCTACATCAATGCACGGCTGGAGCGGGGTGAAGCGGTCGCGGCTATTGCCGACGCAGTCGAAGTAGTCCCGCCGACCGGCGTTCGCTCGCTCGTCGAACACACGAGTATCAATCCCAACAAGGCCGCCCATATCGGGCATCTGCGCAATGCCGTGCTCGGCGATACCTTCGTCCGGCTGCTGCGGGCGGCCGGGCAGCGGGTCGATGTGCAGAACTACATCGACAACACCGGGGTCCAGGTCGCTGATGTGGTGGTGGGGCTGACCCATCTGGAGCGGTTGAATCTGGAGGATGTCCGCAGCCTTATGGTGAGTCTGCTTTCAAGCGGACAGCGCATCGACTACTACTGCTGGGACCTGTATGCGCGGGTTTCGCAGTGGTATGAGGCAGCCGATGTTGACCCAGCCGCGCAAGAAGCAGAGAAGAAGTCCCGACGGCAAGTTCGCCTTGAAGCGTTGCACCAGCTGGAGGCGGGCGGAAACGAATTCGCCGCAATCGCGGAGCTGGTCTCCACCGCGGTCTTGCGGCGGCATCTAGAGACGATGCTTCGATTGGACATCGACTACGATTTCCTTCCCCGGGAGAGCGACATCCTGCAGCTGCATTTCTGGGACTCGGCCTTCGAGCAGATGAAGGCCAAGGGCGTGCTCTACTTCGAGACCGAGGGCAAGAACAAGGGCTGCTGGGTGATGAAGCGTGCTGGGTCGGAGGTCATCGAAGAAGGCCCCGATGGCGCCCGTGGCCCCGATGAAGACGCCAAAGTCATCGTTCGCTCGAATGGCACCGTCACCTATGTCGGCAAAGACATTGCTTATCACCTCTGGAAGTTCGGCTTGCTTGGGAAGGACTTTGAGTATCTGCCCTTCTTCGCGTACATAGATCAATCTCCGGAGCATACTTGCTGGATTTCCACCTCAAAAGGTGGTGAAGCGGAGCATCCTCACTTTGGCGGAGCCACCTCGATCTACAACGTGATCGATAGCCGGCAGTCCGATCCGCAGAGCAATGTGATCGAAGCGCTGAAGGGCCTTGGGTATGTCGAAGAAGCTTCGCGCTACACGCATTTCTCCTACGAGATGGTGGCGTTGACGCCGCGCTGCGCGATGGAACTGGGGTATTCGGTTTCTCCGGAAGACCAGGCGCGGCCGTATATCGAAGTCTCCGGACGCAAGGGTTTTGGAGTGAAGGCCGACGACCTGATCGACCGGCTGATCCTGGCTTCGAAGAAGGAAGTCGATGCGCGGCATCCTGAACTCAGCGAGGAAGAGCGCGAGTCGACTGCGACCAAGATTGCGGTAGGCGCGCTACGCTACTTCATGCTCAAGTTCACAAGGAATACGGTCATAGCCTTCGACTTCCGCGAGGCGCTCAGCTTCGAAGGCGAGACTGGGCCCTATGTGCAGTATGCGATCGTGAGGGCGCGGAACATTCTTCGCAAGGCGGAGACGAGCGCAGAGACGGTCCTGGCAGAACTGACTCGGATTGACACCACGCCTTATCTCGCGGGTGAAGATGGAGACGGCATCTGGCAGCTCTGGCTGCGGGCTTCGAAGCTGCAATTTCTGGTGGAACAGTGCATTGCAACCGCCGAACCCGCCCATCTGGCGAAGCACGCCTTTCAGCTCGCGCAGGAGTTCAACAACTTCTACCACCGTCATCACGTTTTGCATGAAAGCGATGCGGCCCGGAAGACGTTCTTGCTGGCGACCGCAGCTGTGGCGGAACGGGAGCTGGTGCGCGCCCTCAAGCTGCTGGGGATTGAATCGCCGGAAGTGATGTAG
- a CDS encoding TatD family hydrolase — translation MLIDSHAHLDSPRYAEDREALLHRAWDAGVRTILSIGIGEGPETMHQALEISRQYKDQPEIPRIFASAGIHPHEASLADDAAYAKLDQLLQQPEVIACGEIGLDYYYDNSPRDIQKAAFRRQMEIAAARQQPIIIHCRPSENSTNAWDDTLDLLEAQWKRTGLGGILHCFTGEWDHARRALDAGFLISFAGNITFPKAQPIRDAASQVPLDCILVETDAPFLAPVPNRGKRNEPAFVREVAAKLAELRQIDSEAAASRTTENFHRFFGTAPQLES, via the coding sequence ATGCTCATCGACTCCCACGCTCATCTCGACTCCCCGCGGTATGCAGAAGATCGCGAAGCACTTCTGCATCGCGCCTGGGACGCAGGCGTGCGCACTATCCTCTCGATCGGCATCGGCGAAGGTCCCGAAACCATGCACCAGGCGCTCGAGATCAGCCGCCAATATAAAGACCAGCCCGAGATACCGCGAATCTTCGCCTCTGCCGGAATCCATCCCCACGAGGCGAGCCTGGCTGACGACGCGGCCTATGCCAAGCTCGACCAGCTGCTCCAGCAGCCGGAGGTCATCGCCTGCGGCGAGATCGGCCTCGACTACTACTACGACAACTCTCCCCGCGACATCCAAAAAGCCGCCTTCCGCCGCCAGATGGAGATTGCCGCCGCCCGCCAGCAGCCCATCATCATCCACTGCCGGCCTTCGGAAAACTCGACCAACGCCTGGGACGACACTCTCGACCTCCTCGAAGCCCAGTGGAAACGGACCGGCCTCGGTGGCATCCTGCACTGCTTTACCGGCGAATGGGACCACGCCCGGCGCGCCCTCGATGCCGGATTCCTGATCTCCTTCGCCGGCAACATTACCTTCCCCAAGGCCCAACCGATCCGCGACGCCGCCTCCCAGGTGCCGCTCGACTGTATTCTGGTCGAGACCGACGCGCCGTTTCTCGCTCCGGTCCCCAATCGCGGCAAGCGCAACGAGCCGGCCTTCGTCCGCGAAGTCGCCGCCAAGCTCGCCGAGCTCCGCCAAATCGATTCGGAAGCCGCCGCTTCGCGCACCACTGAAAACTTCCACCGTTTTTTCGGTACAGCGCCGCAGCTAGAATCGTGA
- a CDS encoding polyprenyl synthetase family protein: MSTLALSTAKEVFDLLRDDLRAIERELGRDAVSDVAAITEIADYLREGGGKRIRPSLLLLAAKAQGYEGQGMVKLGAVVEMVHTATLVHDDIIDAADTRRGRPSANTTWGNAKCVLAGDWLYMQAFHIALEERNFRILDLLISLTQQMVEGELLQMETLGRAICETEYFDLIYRKTACLFQVSMRLGSILAGATDEIEDQLGEYGRSLGMAFQIVDDVLDLTASEDMLGKPVASDLREGKATLSVIHSLENGTEADRGAIEKVLLDQSFDRVDHAEILEILNRNGSVEYAMAAAFRCAEAARQGLAALPDNEFKRALLWVPDFVVARDK; this comes from the coding sequence TTGAGTACACTGGCACTATCGACGGCAAAAGAAGTCTTCGATCTGCTGCGCGACGATCTCCGCGCCATCGAACGAGAGCTTGGCCGCGACGCTGTCTCCGATGTCGCCGCAATCACCGAGATCGCCGACTACCTTCGCGAAGGCGGAGGCAAGCGCATCCGCCCCTCCCTCTTGCTGCTCGCCGCCAAAGCTCAGGGCTACGAAGGCCAGGGGATGGTCAAGCTGGGTGCGGTCGTCGAGATGGTGCATACCGCGACCCTGGTTCACGACGACATCATTGATGCCGCCGACACCCGCCGCGGACGCCCCTCCGCCAATACCACCTGGGGGAACGCCAAATGCGTCCTGGCCGGTGATTGGCTCTACATGCAGGCCTTCCACATTGCTCTTGAGGAGCGCAATTTCCGCATCCTCGACCTGCTCATCTCGCTCACCCAGCAGATGGTTGAAGGCGAGTTGCTGCAAATGGAGACCCTGGGGCGCGCCATCTGCGAAACCGAGTATTTCGACCTCATCTACCGTAAAACTGCTTGTCTTTTTCAGGTCTCCATGCGCCTCGGCTCCATCCTGGCCGGCGCTACCGACGAAATCGAAGACCAACTCGGCGAGTATGGACGCTCCCTCGGGATGGCCTTCCAGATCGTCGATGACGTGCTCGATCTCACCGCATCCGAAGATATGCTAGGCAAGCCCGTCGCCAGCGATCTCCGTGAAGGCAAGGCCACCCTGTCCGTCATTCACTCCTTGGAAAACGGGACCGAGGCCGACCGCGGGGCCATCGAAAAAGTCCTCCTCGACCAGAGTTTCGACAGGGTAGACCATGCAGAGATTCTTGAAATACTGAACCGCAACGGTTCGGTCGAATACGCGATGGCCGCCGCTTTCCGCTGCGCCGAAGCCGCCCGCCAAGGACTGGCCGCCCTCCCCGACAACGAATTCAAACGCGCCCTGTTATGGGTGCCCGATTTTGTTGTGGCGCGGGATAAGTAG
- a CDS encoding YajQ family cyclic di-GMP-binding protein translates to MAADNSFDIVSKVDIQEVRNAIDQASKEVNARFDLKNSHSSIKLEGDDTIQLASADEYKLQAVIEILQQKIIKRGISLKSLTFEKLEPASGSSVRQKIKLTQGIASEKAKEIVRVIKDSKKKVQASIQGETVRITGKDRDTLQEAIALLKGHDFGIDMQFTNFRTN, encoded by the coding sequence ATGGCAGCAGACAACTCGTTTGATATCGTGAGCAAAGTGGATATTCAGGAAGTCAGGAACGCGATCGACCAGGCGTCGAAGGAAGTCAACGCCCGGTTCGACCTCAAAAACTCGCATTCGAGCATCAAGCTCGAAGGGGACGACACCATCCAGCTCGCCTCCGCTGACGAATATAAGCTCCAGGCGGTCATCGAAATCCTCCAGCAGAAGATCATCAAACGCGGGATCTCCCTCAAATCCCTTACGTTTGAGAAGCTTGAGCCCGCTTCGGGATCGAGCGTTCGCCAGAAGATCAAGCTCACTCAAGGGATCGCCAGCGAGAAAGCCAAAGAGATTGTGCGGGTAATTAAAGACTCCAAAAAGAAGGTTCAGGCGTCTATCCAGGGGGAGACCGTCCGCATTACAGGCAAAGACCGCGATACTCTACAAGAAGCTATTGCTTTGTTAAAGGGCCATGACTTCGGCATAGACATGCAGTTCACAAATTTCCGTACCAATTAG